From the Streptomyces sp. Tu 2975 genome, one window contains:
- a CDS encoding serine/threonine-protein kinase produces the protein MNTWSVPGYTESRELGAGGCGRVVLAVHDATGVPVAVKYLSERLRADSGFVREFRAEAQLLGGLDTPYVVRLYEYVEAPQGAAIVMELVDGIALRTLLLREGATGPEAALAVLKGSLLGLAAAHGTGVVHRDYKPENVLVAADGSSKLVDFGIAARRGSTPGVAGTPAYMAPEQWNGEPASPAADVYAATATFYECLTGHKPFRGENFAELALQHIGAPVPEQDTPEPVRPLIRRGLAKSPAERPANAAAFVAELEAIARAAYGPDWEERGQRKLAALAALLPLLFPSAGGPVGTTDHATTSIGAGPGTGAGIGSGVGAGGYVPPALRKALAGVAALAVVAVVAVAARAGEDAAPGTTAQAVATTSAMPGGSASPVADGDGDIGPSPSDGGSLSPSASTTTGPADVSPAASSTPPAPPTTSAPTTSPTTTASTEPSTEPTTSAPPTVAPVQVKSVSVTGFRQTGTSTAAATVDVVTSGTGPVKVVVSWFTSNEKGVLGAVESTQSFERNGATRYTLALDHTFQGTGCYWAVQAGTDPAAASGSSTQQLLTRRGCPVL, from the coding sequence ATGAACACCTGGTCGGTGCCCGGGTACACCGAGTCCCGGGAGCTCGGTGCGGGCGGCTGCGGGCGTGTCGTACTCGCCGTCCATGACGCCACCGGCGTGCCGGTGGCGGTGAAGTACCTCAGCGAGAGGCTGCGCGCGGACTCCGGCTTCGTCCGCGAGTTCCGCGCGGAGGCACAGCTGCTCGGCGGCCTCGACACCCCGTACGTGGTGCGGCTCTACGAATACGTCGAAGCGCCGCAGGGCGCCGCCATCGTGATGGAGCTGGTCGACGGCATCGCGCTGCGTACCTTGCTGCTCCGGGAGGGCGCGACAGGCCCTGAGGCTGCGCTGGCGGTCCTGAAAGGTTCGCTGCTGGGCCTCGCCGCAGCGCACGGCACGGGTGTGGTGCACCGCGACTACAAACCGGAGAACGTGCTCGTCGCGGCGGACGGATCCTCCAAGCTCGTCGACTTCGGCATCGCCGCGCGCCGAGGGAGCACACCGGGGGTCGCGGGCACCCCGGCGTACATGGCGCCGGAGCAGTGGAACGGCGAACCGGCCTCCCCCGCCGCCGACGTGTACGCCGCGACCGCGACGTTCTACGAATGCCTGACGGGTCACAAGCCCTTCCGCGGTGAGAACTTCGCCGAGCTGGCGCTCCAGCACATCGGCGCGCCGGTCCCCGAGCAGGACACGCCCGAGCCGGTGCGCCCCCTCATCCGGCGGGGTCTCGCCAAGTCGCCGGCGGAACGGCCTGCGAACGCGGCGGCGTTCGTGGCCGAGCTCGAGGCGATCGCCCGGGCGGCGTACGGACCCGACTGGGAGGAGCGGGGCCAGCGCAAGCTGGCGGCGCTCGCCGCGCTGCTGCCTCTGCTGTTCCCGTCGGCCGGCGGACCCGTGGGGACCACCGACCACGCCACCACGTCGATCGGCGCCGGCCCTGGTACGGGCGCGGGCATCGGTTCGGGCGTCGGTGCCGGCGGGTATGTGCCGCCGGCGCTGCGCAAGGCGCTCGCCGGCGTCGCCGCGCTGGCCGTGGTCGCGGTGGTGGCCGTCGCGGCACGGGCCGGCGAGGACGCCGCTCCGGGGACGACCGCGCAGGCCGTCGCGACGACCAGCGCGATGCCGGGCGGATCGGCCTCGCCGGTGGCGGACGGGGACGGCGACATCGGGCCGTCACCCTCGGACGGCGGCTCTCTCTCCCCTTCGGCGAGCACGACCACCGGGCCCGCCGACGTGTCGCCCGCGGCGTCGTCCACGCCGCCTGCCCCGCCCACGACGTCCGCGCCGACCACGTCACCCACCACGACCGCCTCCACCGAGCCGTCCACAGAGCCGACGACCAGCGCCCCGCCGACCGTCGCGCCGGTGCAGGTCAAGTCGGTCTCCGTGACGGGCTTCCGGCAGACCGGCACATCGACGGCCGCCGCGACGGTCGACGTCGTCACCTCCGGCACCGGACCCGTGAAAGTCGTCGTCTCGTGGTTCACGAGCAACGAGAAGGGGGTCCTCGGCGCCGTCGAGAGCACGCAGTCCTTCGAGCGGAACGGCGCGACGCGATACACCCTCGCTCTGGACCACACGTTCCAGGGCACGGGCTGCTACTGGGCCGTGCAGGCCGGCACCGATCCGGCGGCGGCGAGCGGCAGTTCCACCCAGCAGTTGCTGACCAGAAGGGGGTGCCCGGTCCTGTGA
- a CDS encoding SpoIIE family protein phosphatase, which produces MRNLDPPGAPSRRFPQKPESVSSARRFVRDALDGLAPDVVDTAVLLVSELVTNAVVHARTEVEVSARALNGRVSVRVSDHRPSRGLVPHACPPYAGTGQGLALVEQLASRHGSDSDEERKTVWFELWPDGPPPPPASGWEAAVPPSSEETVTLVDVPDVLCSASQQHRHALLRELALAASAGDRLGVRPEDLVTAHDMNNVISACVTAAMKKQPPDADIRSLPLSVPEDATPAVITLRRVLDTAEEAARDERLLTLPALPRGRVFHDWLFDQIIDQLADERPTAWTVVPREPGAGSSELVPWDARHVQASRVPTIAADEGNRIIAANGPAADLLGWHPDDLVGRQLTTLIPEHLRKRHLSAFSSLLLTGQTRIVGRSVPLPARHRDGHLVPVRLLIQAQETADGRTVFVGQLTPRAQAPVHPSRGQGGSRRGPDQEPVRLPQTAPDQGMSSAGTGMSALERLSLLADTGIALSNTLDLDEGLHRAARILTQRLADWCVVDLFTEHAQVERVCVVHGDPRALHPGAYEGGLPPVTEAARGPLARALRGAGPLLLTGPLPSARDESPLDAHYVELFAQLGANSAVVAPLRARREVFGALTLARVGGRRPFTAADLSLVDDLVRGLALGVDNARLYQETRSIAERLQRSLLPVLPDIEHLQLAARYAASSTTAQVGGDWYDSFVVPSGGTALVIGDVSGHNLDAAIAMSQLRSMLRGIAIDRQEPPETVLRRLDMANHSLYREATATCIYGLVKGAAAGPWELTYSSAGHLPPLLTTADGDTRYLEEGAGLLLGMDPDMPRAMGRHTLPAHSTVLFYTDGLIERRDESLDRAMVRLRQHTAALAHEPLDVFCDELLIGLGADSADDIALLAARPVPPS; this is translated from the coding sequence ATGCGCAACCTCGATCCGCCGGGGGCACCGTCCCGGCGGTTTCCTCAGAAGCCGGAGAGTGTGTCGTCCGCCCGGCGGTTCGTGCGGGACGCGCTGGACGGCCTCGCGCCGGATGTCGTGGACACCGCTGTGCTTCTGGTCAGCGAGCTGGTGACCAACGCGGTGGTGCACGCGCGCACCGAGGTGGAGGTCTCCGCCCGGGCCCTCAACGGCAGGGTCTCCGTGCGGGTCAGTGATCACCGGCCGAGCCGCGGACTGGTGCCGCACGCATGCCCTCCTTACGCCGGTACGGGCCAGGGGCTGGCCCTGGTCGAACAACTGGCGTCACGCCATGGGTCCGACAGCGACGAAGAACGCAAGACGGTCTGGTTCGAGCTGTGGCCGGACGGCCCGCCGCCCCCGCCGGCGTCCGGATGGGAGGCTGCTGTGCCGCCCTCCTCCGAGGAGACGGTGACCTTGGTCGATGTGCCGGACGTCCTGTGCTCGGCGTCCCAGCAGCACCGGCACGCGCTCTTGCGGGAGCTGGCGCTCGCCGCGTCCGCCGGGGACCGGCTCGGCGTGCGGCCGGAGGACCTCGTCACCGCTCATGACATGAACAACGTGATCAGCGCCTGCGTGACGGCCGCGATGAAGAAGCAGCCTCCCGATGCGGACATCCGCTCGCTGCCCCTGTCGGTGCCGGAGGATGCCACGCCGGCGGTAATCACCTTGCGCCGGGTGCTCGACACGGCCGAAGAGGCAGCACGGGACGAGCGCCTGCTGACCCTGCCCGCTCTTCCGCGCGGTCGCGTCTTCCACGACTGGCTGTTCGACCAGATCATCGACCAGCTCGCCGACGAACGCCCGACGGCGTGGACGGTCGTGCCCCGCGAGCCGGGCGCCGGCTCCTCGGAACTGGTGCCGTGGGACGCCCGCCACGTCCAGGCCAGCAGGGTCCCGACCATCGCCGCCGACGAGGGCAACCGGATCATCGCGGCGAACGGACCGGCGGCGGACCTGCTCGGCTGGCACCCGGACGACCTGGTCGGGCGTCAGCTCACCACCCTCATCCCCGAGCACTTGCGAAAGCGCCACCTTTCGGCATTCAGCTCCCTGCTCCTCACCGGGCAGACACGCATCGTGGGCCGCTCCGTGCCGCTCCCCGCGAGGCACCGCGACGGCCACCTGGTCCCCGTCCGTCTGCTCATCCAGGCCCAGGAGACCGCCGACGGCCGCACCGTGTTCGTCGGCCAGCTGACCCCCAGGGCGCAGGCGCCCGTCCACCCGTCCCGCGGTCAGGGCGGCAGCCGGCGAGGGCCGGATCAGGAGCCCGTCCGACTGCCGCAGACCGCTCCGGACCAGGGCATGAGCAGTGCCGGGACGGGCATGTCGGCGCTGGAGCGGCTCTCCCTGCTGGCCGACACCGGGATCGCCCTGAGCAACACCCTGGATCTGGACGAGGGTCTGCACCGGGCCGCCCGGATCCTGACGCAACGCCTCGCCGACTGGTGCGTGGTGGACCTGTTCACCGAACACGCCCAGGTGGAGCGGGTCTGCGTGGTCCACGGCGATCCCCGGGCTCTGCATCCAGGGGCCTACGAGGGCGGACTGCCGCCGGTGACCGAGGCCGCCCGGGGGCCCCTGGCCCGGGCGCTGCGCGGCGCGGGACCGCTGCTGCTGACCGGCCCCCTGCCGTCGGCCCGGGACGAAAGTCCGCTGGACGCCCACTACGTGGAGCTGTTCGCGCAGCTCGGAGCGAACAGTGCCGTCGTGGCACCGCTACGGGCACGCAGAGAAGTCTTCGGGGCCCTGACCCTCGCCCGGGTCGGCGGGCGGCGGCCGTTCACCGCAGCGGATCTGTCGCTGGTGGACGACCTGGTCCGCGGACTCGCTCTGGGAGTCGACAACGCCCGCCTGTACCAGGAGACCAGGAGCATCGCCGAACGCCTTCAGCGCTCGTTGCTGCCTGTACTGCCGGACATCGAGCACCTTCAGCTGGCCGCGCGCTATGCCGCGTCCTCGACCACCGCACAGGTCGGTGGCGACTGGTACGACAGCTTCGTCGTCCCCAGCGGGGGCACCGCACTCGTCATCGGTGACGTCAGCGGACACAATCTCGACGCCGCCATCGCCATGAGCCAGTTGCGCAGCATGCTGCGCGGCATCGCCATCGACCGCCAGGAGCCCCCGGAAACGGTCCTGCGCCGCCTGGACATGGCGAACCACAGCCTGTACCGAGAGGCCACCGCGACCTGCATCTACGGCCTCGTCAAGGGCGCCGCGGCCGGCCCCTGGGAGCTGACCTACTCGTCGGCCGGGCACCTTCCACCGCTGCTGACCACCGCGGACGGCGACACCCGCTACCTGGAGGAAGGTGCCGGGCTGCTGCTCGGCATGGACCCCGACATGCCACGTGCCATGGGAAGGCACACGCTGCCGGCCCACTCGACCGTGCTGTTCTACACCGACGGGCTCATCGAACGCCGCGACGAGTCCCTCGACCGCGCCATGGTCCGGCTACGCCAGCACACCGCCGCGCTGGCACATGAGCCTCTCGACGTGTTCTGCGACGAACTCCTCATCGGGCTGGGCGCCGACAGCGCCGACGACATCGCCCTTCTCGCCGCGCGTCCTGTCCCGCCGTCCTGA
- a CDS encoding discoidin domain-containing protein, with protein sequence MPAAPTRQLGPPPTLAHHRRRGTVALIVTAMVAALLGLLPAAPAQAAPVLLSQGRTATASSQENGGTSAAGAVDGNAGTRWSSAFSDPQWIQIDLGASATVTQVVLAWEAAYAKGYRIELSGNGTDWTTAHSTTTGPGGTETLNVSGTARYVRMYGTARATQYGYSLWEFKIYGTMNGGGGPEIPGGGDLGPNVLVFDPSTPDIQGKLDEIFRRQESAQFGTDRYQLLFKPGTYNNINAQIGFYTSISGLGLDPDDTTFNGDVTVDAGWFDGNATQNFWRSAENLALNPVNGTNRWAVSQAAPFRRMHVKGGLNLAPSGYGWASGGYIADSKIDGTVGPYSQQQWYTRDSSVGGWTNGVWNMTFSGVQGAPATGFPNPPYTTLDTTPVSREKPFLYMDGGQYKVFAPAKRVNARGTSWGNGAPQGESIPLDRFYVVKPGATAATINAALDQGLHLLFTPGVYHVDQTIDVNRANTIVLGLGLATIIPDNGVTAMKVADVDGVRLAGFLIDAGPVNSPTLLEVGPQGASADHAANPTTVQDVFIRIGGAGPGKATTSMVVNSDDTIIDHTWVWRADHGDGVGWETNRADYGVRVHGDDVLATGLFVEHFNKYDVEWYGERGRTIFFQNEKAYDAPDQAAIQNGATKGYAAYRVDDSVNTHEGWGMGSYCYYNVDPTIRQDHGFKAPVKPGVKFHSLLVVSLSGHGHYEHVINDTGSPTSGTSTVPSTVVNFP encoded by the coding sequence ATGCCCGCTGCCCCCACAAGACAGCTCGGACCACCTCCGACCCTCGCGCACCACCGGAGGCGCGGCACGGTCGCGCTCATCGTCACCGCCATGGTCGCCGCCCTGCTCGGTCTGCTGCCCGCGGCTCCGGCGCAGGCCGCGCCCGTCCTGCTGTCCCAGGGCAGGACGGCGACCGCATCGAGCCAGGAGAACGGCGGCACCTCCGCTGCCGGCGCCGTCGACGGCAACGCCGGCACCCGCTGGTCCAGCGCCTTCTCGGACCCGCAGTGGATCCAGATCGACCTGGGCGCCAGTGCCACCGTCACCCAGGTCGTGCTGGCTTGGGAGGCGGCCTACGCCAAGGGCTACCGCATCGAGCTGTCCGGCAACGGCACCGACTGGACCACCGCCCACTCCACCACCACCGGCCCCGGCGGCACGGAGACCCTGAACGTCTCGGGCACCGCTCGCTACGTGCGCATGTACGGGACGGCCCGGGCCACCCAGTACGGCTACTCGCTCTGGGAGTTCAAGATCTACGGCACCATGAACGGCGGAGGCGGTCCCGAGATCCCGGGCGGCGGTGACCTCGGTCCCAACGTCCTCGTCTTCGACCCCTCCACGCCCGACATCCAGGGCAAGCTCGACGAGATCTTCCGCCGCCAGGAGTCGGCGCAGTTCGGCACCGACCGCTACCAGCTGCTCTTCAAGCCGGGCACGTACAACAACATCAACGCGCAGATCGGCTTCTACACATCCATCTCCGGTCTCGGGCTCGACCCGGACGACACCACGTTCAACGGTGATGTGACGGTCGACGCCGGCTGGTTCGACGGCAACGCGACCCAGAACTTCTGGCGCTCCGCGGAGAACCTCGCCCTCAACCCGGTCAACGGCACCAACCGCTGGGCCGTCTCCCAGGCGGCCCCCTTCCGTCGGATGCACGTCAAGGGCGGCCTCAACCTGGCCCCCAGCGGATACGGATGGGCCAGCGGCGGCTACATCGCCGACAGCAAGATCGACGGCACGGTGGGACCGTACTCCCAGCAGCAGTGGTACACCCGCGACAGCTCCGTCGGCGGCTGGACCAACGGCGTGTGGAACATGACCTTCTCCGGCGTCCAGGGTGCACCCGCCACCGGCTTCCCCAACCCGCCGTACACCACGCTGGACACCACACCCGTCTCCCGCGAGAAGCCCTTCCTCTACATGGACGGCGGCCAGTACAAGGTGTTCGCCCCGGCCAAGCGGGTGAACGCGCGCGGCACTTCATGGGGCAACGGCGCACCGCAGGGCGAGTCGATCCCGCTCGACCGGTTCTACGTCGTCAAGCCCGGCGCGACCGCCGCGACCATCAACGCCGCGCTCGACCAAGGCCTCCACCTGCTGTTCACGCCCGGCGTCTACCACGTCGACCAGACGATCGACGTCAACCGCGCGAACACCATCGTGCTCGGCCTCGGCCTCGCGACGATCATCCCCGACAACGGCGTCACGGCCATGAAGGTCGCCGACGTGGACGGCGTGCGGCTCGCGGGCTTCCTCATCGACGCGGGACCCGTCAACTCGCCCACCCTGCTCGAAGTCGGACCCCAGGGGGCGTCCGCCGACCACGCGGCCAACCCCACCACCGTGCAGGACGTCTTCATCCGCATCGGCGGAGCCGGCCCCGGCAAGGCCACCACCAGCATGGTCGTCAACAGCGACGACACGATCATCGACCACACCTGGGTCTGGCGCGCCGACCACGGCGACGGCGTCGGCTGGGAGACCAACCGGGCCGACTACGGCGTCCGCGTCCACGGCGACGACGTGCTGGCCACCGGCCTGTTCGTCGAGCACTTCAACAAGTACGACGTCGAGTGGTACGGCGAACGCGGCCGGACCATCTTCTTCCAGAACGAGAAGGCCTACGACGCGCCCGACCAGGCCGCCATCCAGAACGGCGCCACCAAGGGCTATGCCGCCTACCGCGTCGACGACTCGGTGAACACCCACGAAGGATGGGGGATGGGCAGCTACTGCTACTACAACGTGGACCCGACGATCCGGCAGGACCACGGCTTCAAGGCCCCGGTCAAACCTGGGGTGAAGTTCCACAGCCTGCTGGTCGTCTCGCTCAGCGGCCACGGCCACTACGAGCATGTCATCAATGACACGGGCTCTCCCACGTCAGGGACCTCGACGGTGCCTTCGACCGTCGTCAACTTCCCCTGA
- a CDS encoding LacI family DNA-binding transcriptional regulator, with the protein MTADAPVPTRPATLEDVARVAGVSRATVSRVINGAPTVDPGLRGIVEEAIEATRYVPNRAARSLVTRRTDSIALVVSEQEQRSGATPFVGRMFTDPYFGRVVSGLLEVLRPAGVQMMLMLVDDETSRGQLLSYLRQGHVDGVVLVSSHGSDPLPQLITGTGLPAVLSGRSSRSGRLTYVEVDQRAGAELAAEHLVSLGRSRIGTVTGPQDMPAGQERLAAFRSALARHGIDDLAWVEGDFTHVGGAAAMKRLLARRPDLDGVFVASDLMAMGALPVLSREGRRVPEDVAVVGFDDSNAAQACDPPLTTVRQPVEEMSSEMARLLLRQIREPGDPLPSVVFHPSLVIRESA; encoded by the coding sequence ATGACTGCCGATGCCCCCGTGCCCACCCGCCCCGCGACGCTCGAGGACGTGGCCAGGGTGGCAGGCGTCTCCCGGGCCACCGTCTCCCGGGTGATCAACGGGGCGCCGACGGTGGACCCCGGTCTGCGTGGGATCGTCGAGGAGGCGATAGAGGCGACCCGTTACGTCCCCAACCGCGCCGCCCGGTCCCTGGTGACCCGCAGGACCGACTCGATCGCTCTCGTCGTGTCGGAGCAGGAGCAGCGGTCCGGGGCGACGCCGTTCGTCGGGCGAATGTTCACCGACCCGTACTTCGGCCGCGTGGTGAGCGGACTCCTGGAGGTGCTGCGGCCGGCGGGTGTCCAGATGATGCTCATGCTGGTCGACGACGAGACGTCGCGGGGGCAGTTGCTGTCCTACCTGCGCCAGGGCCATGTGGACGGCGTCGTGCTGGTCTCCTCGCACGGATCCGACCCGCTGCCGCAGTTGATCACCGGCACCGGACTGCCGGCCGTGCTGTCGGGACGCAGCAGCCGCAGCGGCCGGCTGACCTACGTCGAGGTGGACCAGCGGGCCGGCGCCGAACTGGCCGCGGAACACCTGGTGTCGCTGGGCCGCAGCCGGATCGGCACGGTGACCGGACCGCAGGACATGCCCGCCGGACAGGAGCGGCTCGCGGCGTTCCGCAGCGCGCTCGCCCGGCACGGGATCGACGATCTGGCGTGGGTGGAGGGCGACTTCACGCATGTCGGCGGCGCCGCCGCCATGAAGCGGCTGCTGGCGCGGCGGCCCGACCTGGACGGTGTGTTCGTCGCCTCTGACCTGATGGCCATGGGCGCCCTGCCGGTGCTGTCCCGCGAGGGCCGACGCGTGCCCGAGGACGTCGCCGTGGTCGGCTTCGACGACAGCAACGCCGCGCAGGCGTGCGACCCGCCGCTGACGACGGTACGGCAGCCGGTCGAGGAGATGTCGTCGGAGATGGCGAGGCTGCTGCTGCGGCAGATCCGTGAACCGGGCGACCCCCTTCCCTCGGTGGTCTTCCACCCGTCCCTGGTGATCCGGGAGTCGGCCTGA
- a CDS encoding S1 family peptidase, with protein MRRMTAIRTGLSALLLLGSWAAVGAGPAAASVPAAEPELSTGLLAAMQRDLGLDAEEATARLAAEKTATAVEGKARRAAGAAFGGSWFDADTGRLTVALTGAGKARAVRATGAHTALVRHSARQLDSAKREIDALKAPAGVASWHVDPEANRVVVNVVSSERGDNDVRAFLDRAKDAGPITVRETAQAPTPFAAGTVGGDPYYTGNVRCSVGFSVHGGFVTAGHCGRAGAAVRGWDGTHIGTFQGSSFPGDDHAWVSVGSGWWTVPVVLGWGTVPDQLVRGSAEAPIGASVCRSGSTTRWHCGNVLAKNETVNYSQGAVHQMTKTSVCAEPGDSGGSFISGDQAQGVTSGGWGNCSGGGQTWHQPVNEILGRYGLRLHTA; from the coding sequence TTGAGACGCATGACAGCCATACGTACGGGCCTGTCCGCACTTCTCCTCCTCGGCTCATGGGCCGCGGTCGGCGCCGGCCCCGCGGCCGCCTCCGTCCCGGCCGCAGAGCCCGAGCTCTCCACCGGCCTGCTCGCGGCCATGCAGCGCGACCTGGGACTCGACGCGGAGGAGGCGACAGCACGCCTCGCCGCGGAGAAGACCGCCACCGCCGTCGAAGGAAAGGCCCGCCGCGCCGCCGGAGCGGCCTTCGGCGGCTCCTGGTTCGACGCGGACACCGGCAGACTCACGGTGGCCCTCACCGGCGCGGGCAAGGCCCGCGCCGTACGGGCGACCGGCGCCCACACGGCACTCGTCCGCCACAGCGCCCGGCAGCTCGACTCGGCCAAGCGTGAGATCGACGCCCTGAAGGCGCCCGCGGGCGTGGCCAGTTGGCACGTCGACCCGGAAGCCAACCGGGTGGTGGTGAACGTCGTCTCCTCCGAGCGGGGTGACAACGATGTCCGGGCCTTCCTGGACCGCGCGAAGGACGCCGGCCCGATCACGGTCCGGGAGACCGCGCAGGCCCCGACACCGTTCGCCGCCGGGACCGTCGGAGGCGACCCGTACTACACGGGCAACGTCCGCTGTTCCGTCGGCTTCTCCGTGCACGGCGGCTTCGTCACGGCGGGCCACTGCGGACGGGCCGGCGCGGCCGTACGCGGCTGGGACGGCACGCACATCGGCACCTTCCAGGGCTCCTCGTTCCCCGGTGACGACCACGCCTGGGTCAGTGTCGGCAGCGGCTGGTGGACCGTCCCCGTGGTCCTCGGCTGGGGAACCGTCCCCGACCAGTTGGTCCGGGGCTCGGCGGAGGCCCCGATCGGCGCTTCCGTATGCCGCTCCGGCTCCACGACGCGCTGGCACTGCGGCAACGTCCTCGCCAAGAACGAGACCGTCAACTACAGCCAGGGCGCGGTCCATCAGATGACCAAGACCAGCGTCTGCGCGGAACCGGGCGACTCCGGCGGCTCGTTCATCAGCGGCGACCAGGCGCAGGGCGTCACCTCCGGCGGCTGGGGCAACTGCTCCGGCGGCGGCCAGACCTGGCACCAGCCGGTCAACGAGATCCTCGGCCGGTACGGGCTGCGCCTGCACACCGCCTGA
- a CDS encoding DUF6056 family protein: protein MAVGASGVTVASAVDDHGGPAGRQEGRRGGPAAWSGLWPFVLAGLPLGLLAVASWFGRHVRPSADEWCFLPVVRDDGISGLIGKFWFTDNGRLGNGLLVGLYAEFPVAGHQWFGFVSGLVMLVLLWALVVQVLRRAGQEVPRGVPLFVATMVCAVFLFATTNTYKTFYWPAASVSHTVAPVLACAAVLPLLCSRGRAGRIAAVVSAALAGVFMGTLSEEASVVALVVLAGVVLFAHRILAPPVRRVARVWSLAGAAGVGVGTLLLFFSPGSRNRRERYGAESASMLSADSLLGSLRGYAEILGTVFGTWQYLGAVAAGVLLGLVARGRPGRDPVLLPRPLLVVGLGAAAFLVAGWLCTVITYPVFGERVVTTERTWNDYLLLLVGLLVVAGAFLGRALRPYVRGRRSVGTVAAAAVVCAATVLSLVGPLMNLGHDMRVRAERWDHQDRHLREGAARGAKELPYSPTPVARMLEPFGQQGRKVWPAQCVADYYRLDKVTYSERLP, encoded by the coding sequence ATGGCCGTCGGCGCATCGGGCGTCACCGTCGCGAGTGCAGTGGACGACCACGGCGGGCCGGCGGGGCGGCAGGAGGGGCGGCGTGGTGGCCCGGCGGCGTGGTCGGGGCTCTGGCCGTTCGTCCTGGCGGGCCTGCCGCTCGGGCTGTTGGCGGTCGCGTCGTGGTTCGGACGTCACGTGCGGCCGAGCGCCGACGAATGGTGCTTCCTTCCGGTGGTACGGGACGACGGCATCTCCGGACTGATCGGCAAGTTCTGGTTCACCGACAACGGGCGGCTGGGCAACGGTCTGCTCGTCGGTCTGTACGCCGAGTTCCCGGTCGCGGGTCACCAGTGGTTCGGTTTCGTCAGCGGGCTCGTCATGCTGGTGCTGCTGTGGGCCCTGGTCGTGCAGGTGCTGCGCAGGGCCGGGCAGGAGGTGCCGCGCGGTGTGCCGCTGTTCGTGGCGACGATGGTCTGCGCCGTCTTCCTGTTCGCCACGACCAACACGTACAAGACGTTCTACTGGCCCGCCGCGTCCGTGTCGCACACGGTGGCGCCGGTGCTCGCGTGCGCTGCCGTGCTGCCGCTGCTCTGCTCACGCGGCCGCGCGGGCAGGATCGCGGCGGTGGTGTCGGCCGCGCTCGCCGGGGTGTTCATGGGGACGCTGTCGGAGGAGGCGTCGGTCGTCGCGCTGGTGGTGCTCGCCGGCGTGGTGCTCTTCGCGCACCGGATTCTCGCGCCGCCGGTGCGCCGCGTCGCCCGGGTCTGGTCGCTGGCCGGCGCGGCCGGTGTCGGGGTCGGCACCCTGCTGCTGTTCTTCTCCCCCGGCTCCCGCAACCGCCGTGAGCGCTACGGGGCCGAGAGCGCGTCGATGCTGTCCGCCGACTCGCTGCTGGGTTCGCTGCGCGGCTACGCGGAGATCCTCGGCACGGTGTTCGGTACCTGGCAGTATCTGGGCGCGGTGGCCGCCGGAGTGCTGCTGGGGCTGGTGGCGCGCGGCCGGCCCGGCCGTGACCCGGTGCTGCTGCCGAGGCCGCTGCTGGTGGTGGGGCTCGGCGCGGCGGCGTTCCTGGTCGCCGGCTGGCTGTGCACCGTCATCACCTATCCGGTCTTCGGGGAGCGGGTGGTGACCACCGAGCGGACATGGAACGACTACCTGCTGCTCCTCGTGGGGCTCCTCGTCGTGGCCGGGGCCTTCCTGGGGCGCGCGCTGCGCCCGTACGTACGTGGCCGCCGGTCCGTGGGGACCGTCGCGGCGGCGGCCGTCGTGTGCGCGGCCACGGTGCTGAGCCTCGTGGGCCCCTTGATGAATCTGGGCCACGACATGCGGGTGCGGGCGGAGCGGTGGGACCACCAGGACCGGCATCTGCGTGAGGGAGCGGCCCGGGGCGCGAAGGAACTCCCGTACTCACCCACGCCGGTGGCCAGGATGCTGGAGCCGTTCGGTCAGCAGGGGCGCAAGGTGTGGCCCGCGCAGTGCGTCGCCGACTACTACCGACTGGACAAGGTCACTTACTCAGAGCGGCTTCCCTGA